One Helianthus annuus cultivar XRQ/B chromosome 12, HanXRQr2.0-SUNRISE, whole genome shotgun sequence genomic region harbors:
- the LOC110893403 gene encoding uncharacterized protein LOC110893403, translating to MRPFIWYLLKSGLQANVWSDNWCHVSPLRSFITPGAIANAGFDLNLTVADVIDADGNWRWPQAWFDLFPVLITIQPPQLVGNDIDRLVWKDLEGNVGDFEAAQVWNTIRNRDNIANWAHMVWFAQCVPRHSFHMWLVIKNKLKTQDRLAVWEAGSATNLNLMCCPLCKKGRDSRDHLFFQCAFATKVWTDVKSMVNLDSVGNTWNSLMGWIDQSAKSKKVDDIVCKLVIATASYYVWQERNSRLFSSSHLTEIQVAERIKSSVRLRLMGFKFRLESARRRIFSIWKINDRNNPDPG from the coding sequence ATGAGACCCTTCATCTGGTATTTGCTCAAGAGTGGTTTGCAAGCTAATGTTTGGAGTGATAACTGGTGCCATGTAAGTCCTTTGCGCTCATTTATTACTCCTGGTGCTATAGCAAATGCAGGGTTTGATTTGAATTTGACAGTTGCGGATGTAATTGATGCGGATGGGAATTGGAGGTGGCCCCAAGCTTGGTTTGATTTGTTTCCGGTTTTAATAACTATTCAACCGCCCCAGTTGGTTGGAAATGATATTGATCGTTTGGTTTGGAAAGATTTGGAAGGTAATGTTGGTGACTTTGAAGCAGCTCAAGTATGGAACACGATTCGAAACAGGGATAATATTGCGAACTGGGCTCATATGGTTTGGTTTGCTCAATGTGTTCCTCGGCACTCTTTTCATATGTGGCTGGTTATTAAGAACAAACTGAAGACTCAGGATCGTTTAGCGGTTTGGGAAGCTGGGAGTGCCACAAACCTTAACCTTATGTGCTGCCCGTTGTGTAAAAAGGGAAGAGATAGTCGAGATCACTTGTTCTTTCAATGTGCATTTGCGACTAAAGTTTGGACAGATGTGAAGAGCATGGTGAATTTAGATAGTGTTGGCAATACATGGAACTCCTTAATGGGTTGGATTGATCAATCAGCCAAGTCTAAGAAAGTGGATGATATCGTTTGTAAGTTGGTAATTGCTACGGCTTCCTATTATGTTTGGCAAGAGCGGAATAGTCGGCTCTTCAGCTCATCTCATTTGACCGAGATACAAGTTGCGGAGAGGATTAAAAGCTCAGTTCGTTTAAGACTGATGGGATTCAAGTTTCGGCTGGAATCGGCTAGGAGAAGGATTTTCAGCATCTGGAAGATCAATGACAGGAACAATCCTGATCCGGGATAG
- the LOC110893402 gene encoding uncharacterized protein LOC110893402 — MLSLRSHIRNHIWTNVGNGKTTFVWFDKWDEVCPLFSILTPRIIANVGFSLETKLCDVRDRDGWRWPLMWSNRFPMLGLLSDFNLDDATHDKLVWKSRLGNIIEFGTASVWDDIRVTQPEIQWSNLIWFPQAIPRHSFIMWLIIHKKLKTQDVMCKWNTSGNANFNLMCCSLCSSGPDSHEHLFFECGYASRVWDGVKAKADMRAISNRWSDIFGHLTGVVNSKKAMHVISRLVVSASAYFIWNERNRRLFTRKRREHDQLVNVILSTVRLKLQSMKFKQSIHSDRILQEWTLPRGIIVADDDYG; from the coding sequence ATGCTAAGCCTAAGATCTCATATTCGAAACCATATATGGACTAACGTTGGTAATGGTAAGACTACGTTCGTCTGGTTTGATAAATGGGATGAAGTGTGTCCTTTGTTTTCGATTCTTACTCCTAGAATAATTGCTAATGTGGGATTCAGTTTGGAAACAAAGCTTTGTGATGTTCGTGACCGAGATGGATGGCGTTGGCCATTGATGTGGTCTAATCGGTTTCCAATGTTGGGGCTTTTGAGTGATTTTAATCTGGATGACGCGACGCATGATAAGTTGGTGTGGAAGAGTAGGCTGGGGAATATCATTGAGTTTGGCACTGCTTCGGTTTGGGATGACATTCGTGTGACTCAACCGGAGATCCAATGGTCTAATCTGATCTGGTTCCCGCAAGCCATTCCGAGACACTCGTTTATAATGTGGCTTATTATACATAAGAAGTTGAAAACCCAAGACGTTATGTGCAAATGGAATACCTCGGGTAATGCGAATTTTAATCTAATGTGTTGCTCGTTGTGTAGTTCTGGTCCAGACTCACATGAGCACCTGTTTTTTGAGTGTGGCTATGCTTCTCGTGTTTGGGATGGTGTCAAAGCTAAAGCAGACATGAGAGCTATTTCTAACAGATGGAGTGATATCTTTGGCCACTTGACGGGGGTAGTGAATTCGAAGAAGGCAATGCATGTTATTTCAAGACTTGTGGTTAGTGCTTCAGCTTATTTTATATGGAATGAACGAAACAGACGATTATTTACAAGGAAAAGAAGGGAGCACGATCAGCTGGTCAATGTCATTTTATCTACGGTTCGTTTGAAACTCCAATCGATGAAGTTCAAGCAATCTATCCATTCGGATAGAATTTTGCAAGAATGGACGCTGCCGCGGGGGATTATAGTTGCTGATGATGATTATGGCTAG